DNA from Tripterygium wilfordii isolate XIE 37 chromosome 4, ASM1340144v1, whole genome shotgun sequence:
AACTGAAATTCCAAGCAAAAGCCCCAAACTCAACATAAATAATACACTCTTTTGAATCAAGAAATAGTTCCAAGCAAACAGCTAGTAACACTAATACCTGCTTGTAAGCATCGGAGAGGCGAAATGTCCACGCGTGGTCGACGAGGAAGACATCGGCATGCTTAGGCAAAGAGTCGGCAGCAAGTAGGAGTCTCCTCTGACGACCATCCTCACAGGGCTCGACCTGGAAGTAGGCGCCACCGTCAAAGGTCTCAGCGGTGAGTTTCTCGAGAAGTTTGCGGTGGAGCGAGCGAGGCAAGCCCGAGGCGGCAAGTAGAACGCCGTGGACTTTTACAAAATCTTCGTAGCTCTCAATTCTGGTCGCCGGAGCCGACATTAGAAAACCAAATGTTGAGTTTGGGGTCTGTGTTTCTGAGTTTGGTTTGTGCAGACTTGGAGGGAGGGTTCTCAGAGAAACTTCAGGAGGTTTAAGGAGCGTTCATAGTTCCTTACTTCCAAGTTCCATCCCCGGTCtaaattatttttctcttttttaatttgttaaatatgaattttgtttttcaaaagcaAAATAAGACTATACTGGGCCAAGCCCAAAAAATTGTTCATGTGAGGCTGTGAGCCATGGACCCTTCCTCAGGCCCATCACAAAGGCCCGAAGCTGCCTTTAGCCCAATTTTCGGTCCAGACTTCTATCCAACATTCCAACCACATTAAACATTTGCTCAAACTTGAATGATATCAagttaattttaataatttcaatgaaatttataAGAACCAGAAAGTATTGAATATAGGCAACGAGAGAAATTTGAACTTGTATATCCAagaataatttgaattttttaataTGATATATTTCATAGAAATAtgtgttttcttttgaataATGAGTCATTTCTGATGATTCCATGTGTCACATATCATCCTATTCGAGTATGTGGCACGTGAGATAGTTATTCATCGATTGTTGTAATCAAACTATGAAGTGCTAAAAGTTATATTTTCGTCGCATGTTGTGAGTAAATTTAACCGACCAACTTATCATTAATTCAATAATTCATTGTGTGTTTTACTTGACAAAAGATGGATTGATTGCCATGATCACAAATCATGTAATAATATTGTTAGATTTTGTACGCAAGTAAGTAATAAATTTGGGCAGTCAAAATATGAACTTAGTCAGTCTTGATTAGTTGAAAACAAAACTTCATCCAggaatttatgaaaaataaatatttttgtatgCTTAATTTGGACGGCTAAACTAGTGTTGCATTTTTAGGTTTGAACCACTACGATAACTAATTTTCATACTGAAAACCTCATAAAATTATTAAATaggaataaattataaaataaataattaatattgttcaagtaaaattaatcaaatagcatatatatatatagggacatATTAAGCTTCAACATATAAGTTAAAAAACAATCATGAacttttagtttgaattttgacTTGACCCAACACAAAtagctaattttttttgttgcttagtgtcattttaaaatcaaaaaagaaaaacttgatgACAACTTGATATTTGATTGGCTAAAAATggaacaaatttaaaatttttaaaattttcacataTATAATACTATGGAAAACCCATAAATGAGCTTAATTAGGTTGCCATAGAAAGCTTGGACTCACGTTTATTATCCTGCCATAAACAAAATTTGTCTGAAAATGATTCAAAGACAGCAACGTCTATCTTGTACATGACAAAACTGGTAATAAGAAGAACATTATGAGCCAGACTTGAATTTCATTGGTTGCATGGTCTAACACTTCGTATAAATGGAGGGCTTGACCCCTCTTGATTTCACCAAACCAAGTTttggcagaaaaaaaaaaaaaaaaaaaaaaacccatcttttggtttcaaattttcaatctgcttgagggaaaaaaaatcatggatCCAACCATCGTCACCCCAGAAGAGCTCAAGATGTTTCATTTGATTGATCGCGAGCTTTATACTGTGCTTGCAATGCACTTGTGTATAGACCCGCTTGAATGCATGCAGGTGATGGGCCTGTGGCTCTGGCTGGAGCGGATGGGGTACGGCGATATAGTTCAAAAGATGTTGGCTTTGCCCTTCATTCTCATCAATGAACTGGCGGACGAGGCTTTCCTTTGCATCAACTgcattcaaaaccctaatttcgcCTCCTCGTCCGATCTCAACGACATTCCTATGATCCAAAGTCTTCTAGACAAGGAAATCTCTCTCCAGTTCTTTCTAGAAGACAGATCAACCAAGTCTCAAGCTTTTACCAAAGTGGTGAACGAAGTGTGTCTCACAGCACTAAGTGATCTCATGCACTTGGCCATTCAGAGAAATGCTACTCAAAGCTTGGTTGATAAACACATTTTGAGAAATTTTCAGCCATCTGTGATTCACCCTGGATTTGCTCCAAATGGGTATGGGCCGAATTTGATGCAGTCGTCCTCGGCCCATTCTGAGGTGCCCCAAGATAATAGGACCATGTTTGTGACATTCTCTAAGGGGTACCCTGTGTTTGAATGGGAGGTTAGGGATTTCTTCACTATGGCTTATGGGGAATGTATTGAAGCTTTATATATGCAAGAGGCTAAGAACAATGAGCAAGCCTTGTTTGCTCGTATTGTTTTTAATAACTCTTCTATCATTGATATGATTCTCGAAGGGGTGGACAAAGCAAAGTTTACCATCAACGGGAAACATGTTTGGGCTCGAAAATTCGTGCCCAAACGCCCTAGAGCATCGGTCAACACTTCGCAATCGCCGCCGCCTCCGCCACACTCAATGTCACCGCAGCCACCGCCACCCTCGCCTGAAGTTTGAGTTTTATGTTGAGGAGGGTTAAGCAAGAGTGTTTGTTGTTTTCAAATCCAATAAAATGTCAATCAAAGAGCGTATCTTTCTTTATActctaatattttattattttatgttgaaatttttttttttaaaaaaaaaaggtttggagAAAAAGAGTAACATTGTCTTTGATTTGTTCTATATGCATTTTTTCCTTTATGAATAGTGTTTGTTGAGAAATTTATTTCTATTTACTTTAACAATTGAATTAATTATCATCCGACGATACAAGGGAACTGGGAAATTAACACATCAACACACTATATTCCAGTATTAATTTGACTAATGTTGATTGTACGCACTCTAATTAAAACATAATCAATAAAAGTTAACGGTTATTAAAAAGCTCAGGAAATGAGAAATATAGTCTATTCAATGGATAAGATCTACTAAATGTTTAGAAATTGGGAAATATATAATGCATGAAGCAAGATTCAAAAATACTTCTAGCAATAGGTAGATAGGTTCTACCGTTATATAAGATCTATTTGCTTACGTATTCATCGAGTGTATTCACTCTGGCAATACTAAATATGGAAAATTT
Protein-coding regions in this window:
- the LOC119996792 gene encoding uncharacterized protein LOC119996792, translated to MDPTIVTPEELKMFHLIDRELYTVLAMHLCIDPLECMQVMGLWLWLERMGYGDIVQKMLALPFILINELADEAFLCINCIQNPNFASSSDLNDIPMIQSLLDKEISLQFFLEDRSTKSQAFTKVVNEVCLTALSDLMHLAIQRNATQSLVDKHILRNFQPSVIHPGFAPNGYGPNLMQSSSAHSEVPQDNRTMFVTFSKGYPVFEWEVRDFFTMAYGECIEALYMQEAKNNEQALFARIVFNNSSIIDMILEGVDKAKFTINGKHVWARKFVPKRPRASVNTSQSPPPPPHSMSPQPPPPSPEV